One Watersipora subatra chromosome 4, tzWatSuba1.1, whole genome shotgun sequence genomic window carries:
- the LOC137394811 gene encoding acyl carrier protein, mitochondrial-like: MFGTFLRVCRPLLVQSVVKPRWMSVIHETSNAHILKTKLHKVAVPFQLTQRRQYGDGLPLDRKSIGERILLNLRLYDKIDPNNLGLESRFKEDLNLDSLDHVEIVMAIEDEFGFEIPDQDAEHLLTPALIVQYIMDKFDVLEETVH, translated from the exons ATGTTTGGAACATTTCTTAGGGTTTGCCGGCCACTATTGGTGCAGTCTGTTGTTAAGCCACGATGGATGAGTGTAATACACGAGACTAGTAATGCacatattttgaaaacaaaattg CACAAAGTTGCTGTACCTTTTCAACTGACGCAAAGGCGCCAATATGGAGATGGATTGCCTCTGGATAGGAAGAGTATAGGAGAACGTATACTACTAAATCTTAGACTGTATGACAAGATAGACCCGAACAAT TTGGGCTTGGAGAGTCGCTTCAAGGAAGACCTCAACCTAGACAGTTTAGATCATGTGGAAATTGTCATGGCTATAGAAGATGAATTCG GCTTTGAGATTCCAGATCAGGATGCAGAGCACTTGTTAACACCCGCACTTATAGTGCAATACATTATGGACAAGTTTGATGTGTTAGAGGAAACAGTGCACTAA